A portion of the Vicia villosa cultivar HV-30 ecotype Madison, WI unplaced genomic scaffold, Vvil1.0 ctg.000758F_1_1, whole genome shotgun sequence genome contains these proteins:
- the LOC131630993 gene encoding uncharacterized protein LOC131630993 — MSMNLSLFMASNNTTILDPFHPSGDHSLTLETQKHRNSNIAIALRRRSTHKKYSGRSSPVNFRQGLEKNKVSARKLAAGLWQLRFVEVSRDCGNVFGDASFRSSKTKLEVFKPLIKSSRERETKWNHLFNKGSNESTIVHWRKLLEDRKLVDDQRDSIVTVLLEELLRSQRMVRKLKAEKISSKKKFRQFLQNLEHEKVLWKCKEQKMIEKMLDELEGKLARERRRRERMEILNAKLLQELDKAKESADRLRKNYEKEKRKRELAEKVCEEMNHQIEEDKGEIEKLMREAMKIYKEVEEEREMTKMIELWREERVQMKLDDAKNLVEEKYNQMVELIAYLQRFLRSKGNEVSNEEIEDARLIERAVQSVNIRRILELSYDFSKSDNVFPMYEECSEETGMLCSDPASNQLRSCRNDEKTISIEGSFRNSRDSNNPHITRGMKGCIEWPKGIKTNSKVINPLEEKVRSQKSQLQHILKPKAF; from the exons ATGTCTATGAACCTTTCTTTGTTCATGGCTTCCAATAACACCACCATTCTCGATCCTTTTCATCCCTCCGGCGATCATTCCCTTACTCTAGAGACACAGAAACATCGAAATTCAAACATCGCCATTGCTCTTCGCCGCAGAAGTACGCATAAGAAATATTCCGGTAGAAGTTCCCCTGTGAATTTCAGACAAGGTTTAGAGAAAAATAAGGTTTCTGCTAGGAAACTCGCAGCTGGTTTGTGGCAGTTGCGGTTTGTTGAGGTCTCTCGTGATTGCGGcaatgttttcggagatgcatcattTCGATCTTCAAAGACTAAG CTTGAAGTCTTTAAGCCATTGATCAAATCTTCAAGAGAAAGAGAAACAAAATGGAACCATTTGTTTAATAAAGGATCCAATGAGTCCACAATAGTTCATTGGAGGAAGCTTCTAGAAGACAGAAAATTAGTTGATGATCAACGCGACTCGATCGTCACCGTTCTTCTCGAAGAACTCCTTCGATCACAAAGAATGGTTAGAAAACTTAAAGCTGAAAAGATTTCCTCTAAGAAAAAATTCAGACAGTTTTTGCAAAATCTCGAACACGAAAAAGTGTTATGGAAATGCAAAGAACAGAAGATGATTGAAAAAATGTTAGATGAGTTAGAGGGAAAGTTGGCaagggagagaagaagaagagaaaggatggaGATTTTGAATGCCAAATTGTTGCAGGAATTGGACAAGGCAAAAGAAAGCGCTGATCGGTTAAGAAAAAACTacgaaaaggaaaagagaaaaagagaattaGCAGAAAAAGTGTGTGAAGAAATGAACCATCAAATAGAAGAAGACAAAGGTGAGATTGAGAAGCTAATGAGGGAAGCAATGAAAATTTACAAGGAAGTTGAAGAAGAGAGGGAGATGACGAAAATGATCGAGCTATGGCGCGAAGAACGCGTGCAAATGAAGCTAGACGACGCGAAAAATCTAGTCGAAGAGAAGTATAATCAAATGGTAGAGTTGATTGCTTATTTACAAAGGTTTCTAAGATCAAAAGGAAATGAAGTTAGCAATGAGGAGATAGAGGATGCTCGGTTGATCGAACGAGCGGTTCAATCGGTAAACATTCGACGAATTCTAGAACTTTCATATGATTTCTCAAAATCAGATAATGTATTTCCAATGTATGAGGAATGTAGTGAAGAAACTGGTATGTTATGTTCTGATCCTGCCTCTAATCAACTAAGGTCGTGCCGCAACGACGAAAAAACAATTTCTATTGAAGGTAGCTTCAGAAACTCAAGAGATAGCAATAATCCTCACATAACTCGTGGGATGAAAGGATGCATAGAATGGCCAAAAGGTATTAAAACTAATTCCAAAGTTATTAATCCTTTGGAAGAAAAAGTGAGAAGCCAGAAATCTCAGTTGCAACACATTCTTAAGCCAAAGGCTTTTTAA